The Aspergillus fumigatus Af293 chromosome 7, whole genome shotgun sequence genome includes the window GAAGAACCCCAGGTCATACTGCCCCAAGCTCATGTAGCACATCTGGATGTACACGCTTGTGACAGCCCGAAGGATAGATGGTCGGAACCCCGGTAGCAACGGAGTCCGGAGCTGGATAGCTCGGCCGGCGAGCTCGTTGATCTGCTCCGACACATGGGACGTCGCTGCATTCGACTGTGTCAGGTCAATTGTGACACCAGTAAAGGCGTAGACAAAGGCCGCATGGTCTCTATCTGTTGCCATCTTGCCAATGGACTCGCGGATCTCCTTGTCCGTCATGATCGGGTTGAAAGGATACACATAAGCCATGTATTTCGGTATGAGACTATACAAATACGACGTCGATAGCGCCACCGACTTCAAATCTGGGAGAGACGAGGGGGGGACTAGTACAGACGTCGAAATATGTTCACTCTTGAGTTCCCGCGCGAAGGGGATTTTGTATTCAGAAATCACAGTTCCTCGACGGAGAGCATTCTTTCGCGATCGTGCACGTTGATTGTCGCTATATGTGCAGAGCAAGTCCAGATGCTCACATTGCTGACACCGGTGTTGGCCATTGCAGCGGACTTTCCGCCGTCTGCATGGGTCACAGGCTCGGGAAACCTGGGGTTTCTTCAACTGAGTGGCATCCATCTTCGCAAATAGGCAACCCTAATGACCCGGGTCTTGTCTCACTGTCTCATGCTTATCAGTTATCCAAGCCCAGCGTCGAACATAAGAATACCAAGACGCCCAGTGGACCCTCCATTGAAGTTTCAGGGTGGAAGTGCCGAAAAATAATGGCCATTGAATATTAATAATTTATAGGGACGCCCAACAACCCCACATGCTGGGGGAACAGAGGCTATGCTACTTTGGGAATATGCCTAGGCTGTTATACTTTGTACTCCGTGCGGAGTACCACGAACGAATTACTCATATTTTCTGTCATAAGGGGTTGCCATTAACGTCAGTACTAATTTGGAGAGGCATCTGCTCAATTAGGTATAGCCTTGACTTCAAATATCCTGCCCTCATACGGCTGCAACTCACACTCCCCGCTTACAGGCTTGCCAATGTTGCTAACAAACAGCTTCAAATCCCGATTCTGGAGCTCCATGGGCTTTTGGAATGGCTGTGGCTCTTCTGAAAAGTTCAATACGACCAGCATACACTGCTCCTTCCAGGTCTTGAGATAGCTGAAGATTTTTTGGTTGCcctcgtcgaggagctcgaaaATGCCAAACACGAAGAAATTGGCGTACGTTTTCCGCAGCTGGATCATCTGCTTCCAGAATGAGAGGACGGAAGACGGGTCATCTTGCTGTACTTGCACGTTGACCTCCTTGTGATTGTCATGGGGACGCATCCACGGCTTCTTCGCGGACGGATGAGAAAACCCCGCATTGGCTGCTGGGCTCCACTGCATCGGGAGTCGAGCGTGGTCTCGTGCCAGGTGTTGCAGAGCCTTCATGGCCGTCTTCATGTGGACAGGGTCATTATTCGTCATCTCGCGCACCATGTGATAGTACTTGGTACTATCGATGTCCTTGTACTCCTCGATGGGCCATTCTTCCGGAGCGTTGACCGTGCCGATTTCCTGGCCTTGATAGATGAACTGCGTGCCGGACAGAGTGCACTGGAACATGGCAAGCATCTTTGCAGATGTGTCGCGGAGCTCGGGCGTTCTGTCTGAGCCAAAGCGAGAGACAGAGCGGCCCTGGTCGTGATTCTCGATGAAAACTGTGGTCCAGCCATCGGTGCCCTTGAGGATGTCCTGCGTCCGCTTGATCGCTGCCTTGAGGTCCGGCAAGGTCCACCCGCGCGGTGTGGTTAGGAACTTGTACTCTTTGCCCAAACCGAGGTCTACGACGTCAAACGAGAAGACCATGTTGAGCTGCTTCTCGGCGGCCGATACATAGCGCAGCACTCCCTCGAGGGTATGTGTCTCTGGCAGCTCGCCGACAGTCATGGCGTCATACTTGGCCAGCACTTTGTTCATCTCCCTCAGATACTCGTGAATGCGCGGGCCGTTGCAGAATAAGGAGAAGGCTACCTGGGTATCTGACTTGGGATTGACGATGGGAGCATCGGGATATGACGGATCCTTGCTGTACATGTTCACCGTATCGACTCTGAACCCATCGACGCCTTTTTGGAGCCAGAATTCCATGGCTGAGGCGTAGACAGCCTGTCGTACTTCAGGATTCTCCCAGTTGAGATCAGGCTGTTGGGCAAGGAATAAATGCAGATAGTACTCCTGTGTTTTCTCGTCCCATTCCCAAGCACTGCCTCCGAAAAAACTGCGCCAATTGTTGGGTGGTTTCCGATCTCCATTGGCGTCGTACTTGGCCGGTCTCCAGATATACCAGTCTCGCTTGGGGCTGTTCTTCGAGGACCGAGATTCTTTGAACCACTTGTGCTCGTGCGACGTATGGTTGACCACCAAGTCGAGGATGATGCGTAGTCCACGGCGGTGACAAGCATCGATCAAGGTCTCCATGTCCTCAACCGTTCCATAAGGAGGATACACCTTCTCGTAGTCGGAGACATCGTAGCCCATATCGTGTTGCGGACTGTCGTACATGGGACAGAGCCACACGACGTCTACCCCTAAGCTAGCGATATAGTCGAGTTGAGAGATGATACCGGGAATATCACCAATCCCGTCACCGTTCGAGTCTTTGAAACTGGCCGGATAGATCTGGTagatgatggcattcttcCACCATTTTTCATCGGGTGACATCGTTACGAGTCTTAAGAAGGACTTTCTTCACGACCGGAGTCACTATCTAATCTGTAAAGGTGTGGAGGATGGCCGCGGAATATGCAATCCTCTTGAACGGGTCTGGAATATATAACTATGGAGGAGTGTGATCGGTCATCCTGATCGGCCATCTCGCCAGCTGTCAACccatcccagccagtctgATTGATTCCAAGTCGGACCGAGAACATAACCCCATTGCTTTCGTGCCAGCAAACATGTCGTCTTATCGTTCTCTCCACCCCACGCGAGTCAGTACACACGGCAGCAACCATCCCTCATTGATCGGCCGAACAGAAGGTAGCGTGATCTGAGACCTGTAACCTATCCCCACTTCTGCTCCCATTAACACTTGCTTATTGGTGCAATCGTAATATATACCGAGTACTTGATTCGTTCAAGGCGAGTGTGTCGAGCGCCACTGTACTCTCTCATTGGATACAGAAACTACCCCTCACAGCACTAGCGCAAAACTTAAGCACGCCTTAGACCATTACAGGTTAGCGTCTGCATCAGCGCCACAATGCGAGACAAGAGTCGGGCCGACTTTCTACCAATCACACTCTCTTCTCCCGTCTCCCGCCCGATTTTTGTCCCGGGGTGAAAATCCGGCTGCAACTTGAGACTGTGAACGGGGTCAACGGGGCGCATTTCAGGGGAACTCCAGAGTAAAGAACCTTGTCTAAACTGCCGCTTGGGTCTCCTCAGTTCTTTGACTCTCTTATGGTGTGACTCCCTGTGGTCACCGGCCAGAAGATACCGTATTCCGGATCGATAAATCTGGGGATTTTCGAGGGTCCGCGAGAATCCGGGGAAGCCTAGAaattccttcttcccttcctaCCCCAcatctcatcatcccattgccatcatccCATCATCCAGCTTGCTGCAAGTCTGCCACATGCCTTAAAGCCCGTCAACTAAGCCCGGGATTTGTGTCAAGGACCAATGACCGTGATCGGAGCGGAATGGTCTGACTTTTAAGGCTTACG containing:
- a CDS encoding glycoside hydrolase family 13 protein; its protein translation is MSPDEKWWKNAIIYQIYPASFKDSNGDGIGDIPGIISQLDYIASLGVDVVWLCPMYDSPQHDMGYDVSDYEKVYPPYGTVEDMETLIDACHRRGLRIILDLVVNHTSHEHKWFKESRSSKNSPKRDWYIWRPAKYDANGDRKPPNNWRSFFGGSAWEWDEKTQEYYLHLFLAQQPDLNWENPEVRQAVYASAMEFWLQKGVDGFRVDTVNMYSKDPSYPDAPIVNPKSDTQVAFSLFCNGPRIHEYLREMNKVLAKYDAMTVGELPETHTLEGVLRYVSAAEKQLNMVFSFDVVDLGLGKEYKFLTTPRGWTLPDLKAAIKRTQDILKGTDGWTTVFIENHDQGRSVSRFGSDRTPELRDTSAKMLAMFQCTLSGTQFIYQGQEIGTVNAPEEWPIEEYKDIDSTKYYHMVREMTNNDPVHMKTAMKALQHLARDHARLPMQWSPAANAGFSHPSAKKPWMRPHDNHKEVNVQVQQDDPSSVLSFWKQMIQLRKTYANFFVFGIFELLDEGNQKIFSYLKTWKEQCMLVVLNFSEEPQPFQKPMELQNRDLKLFVSNIGKPVSGECELQPYEGRIFEVKAIPN